Proteins co-encoded in one Ponticoccus alexandrii genomic window:
- the folD gene encoding bifunctional methylenetetrahydrofolate dehydrogenase/methenyltetrahydrofolate cyclohydrolase FolD, translating into MTATVIDGKAFAATVREKVAGHVARLKEEHGITPGLAVVLVGEDPASQVYVRSKGKMTVEVGMNSWEHKLDADTPEADLLALIDRLNNDPAVHGILVQLPLPKHLDEDLVINAIAPAKDVDGFHISNVGLLGTGQKSMVPCTPLGCLMMLRDHHGSLSGMDAVVIGRSNIVGKPMAQLLLGDSCTVTIAHSRTKDLAEVVRRADIVVAAVGRPEMVPGDWIKPGATVIDVGINRIDAPEKGEGKSRLVGDVAYDSCAAVAGAITPVPGGVGPMTIACLLANTVTACCRANGLPEPEGLTA; encoded by the coding sequence ATGACGGCAACGGTGATCGACGGCAAGGCCTTCGCCGCCACGGTGCGGGAGAAGGTGGCGGGCCATGTGGCGCGCCTGAAGGAAGAGCACGGCATCACCCCCGGCCTTGCGGTGGTGCTGGTGGGCGAGGACCCGGCCAGCCAGGTCTACGTGCGCTCGAAGGGCAAGATGACCGTCGAGGTCGGCATGAACTCGTGGGAGCACAAGCTGGATGCCGACACGCCCGAGGCGGACCTGCTGGCGCTGATCGACCGGCTGAACAATGATCCGGCGGTGCATGGCATCCTCGTGCAGCTGCCGCTGCCCAAGCATCTGGACGAGGATCTTGTGATCAACGCCATCGCGCCGGCCAAGGACGTGGACGGCTTCCACATCTCGAACGTGGGTCTTCTGGGGACCGGGCAGAAGTCGATGGTGCCCTGCACACCGCTGGGCTGCCTGATGATGCTGCGGGACCACCATGGCTCGCTGTCGGGAATGGACGCGGTGGTGATCGGGCGGTCGAACATCGTCGGCAAGCCGATGGCGCAGCTTCTGCTGGGCGACAGCTGCACGGTGACCATCGCGCATTCGCGGACGAAGGACCTGGCCGAGGTGGTGCGGCGCGCCGATATCGTGGTGGCGGCGGTGGGCCGCCCCGAGATGGTGCCGGGCGACTGGATCAAGCCGGGGGCCACGGTGATCGACGTGGGCATCAACCGCATCGACGCGCCGGAGAAGGGCGAGGGCAAATCCCGGCTGGTGGGCGACGTGGCCTACGACAGCTGCGCGGCGGTGGCGGGCGCCATCACCCCTGTGCCCGGCGGCGTCGGCCCGATGACCATCGCCTGCCTGCTGGCCAACACCGTCACCGCCTGCTGCCGCGCAAACGGACTGCCCGAACCGGAGGGGCTGACCGCATGA